The following proteins are encoded in a genomic region of Phycisphaera sp.:
- a CDS encoding DUF4190 domain-containing protein has protein sequence MADYYYTDASRQPAGPVPLEQLKGMFEKGELANGALAAEVGATEWEPVAAMFGQPATGGVGYSTPPVVPTGNIGRPEDEFEPLAGWAFGLGLASWFCLSVLAAIPGVILGHMALGKMKRTGNTNSSAKVLAIIGLIASYLHLGLALVYFGVVLIAVVFAMANP, from the coding sequence ATGGCCGACTACTACTACACCGATGCCAGCCGCCAGCCCGCGGGCCCCGTGCCCCTCGAGCAACTCAAGGGCATGTTCGAGAAGGGCGAACTCGCCAATGGGGCTCTGGCAGCCGAGGTCGGGGCGACCGAGTGGGAGCCCGTCGCAGCGATGTTCGGCCAGCCCGCCACGGGTGGTGTGGGCTACTCGACCCCGCCAGTGGTGCCCACTGGCAACATTGGCCGGCCCGAAGACGAGTTCGAGCCGCTCGCCGGTTGGGCCTTTGGTTTGGGGTTGGCGTCCTGGTTCTGCCTGAGCGTTCTGGCCGCGATCCCCGGAGTGATCCTGGGCCACATGGCGCTCGGCAAGATGAAGCGCACCGGCAACACCAACTCGTCGGCGAAGGTGCTGGCCATCATCGGCCTCATCGCCAGCTACCTGCACCTCGGGCTGGCGCTGGTCTACTTCGGGGTGGTCTTGATCGCCGTTGTCTTCGCAATGGCCAATCCCTGA